Genomic window (Geotrypetes seraphini chromosome 6, aGeoSer1.1, whole genome shotgun sequence):
CCTTAGGATTTTTGCGGttagactaatgatgtaccatccatctgggcagcagcaggtgggcagtgttggaggcagaagATCACATTTGATGCAacaacatcgaatttatactgcacagaagaaaggcctggaAATCTGCTTGTCACAAAAAGTTGATGACTTGACCAGAATCCCAAgcagctacagtgggaattgaacccagttcccctggctctcaggccactgcactaaccataagGTTATGCCTCCATTTACACGTATGGGCCTGCTGATACACACCAAGAAAACTTAATCATtttctttacaattttttttttttcttttcaaaatagtTGGCTGTAGAATATCTTCAAACATTTCAGCATGGTCTGCTGCAGAACATGTTTAAATGTAGCCTCTGAAAAGCCAACTAGGACAGCTGCAGCATGTCTTGGGCATTTTCTCAAAGCCCAATGTAAGAGACTCTTACAAAGCTCTCACTAGCTCAATGTGATCCTGGCAGACCATACCATCTTAGTGGAAAAAAGGGTAATCCTTTTGTTACTGCATCCCCTTGTGGTCTTATTGGAATGGTTCTGCCTAAATCTATATAAGCTAGGGATTTCTACTTGTAGGTGGCAGTGTGGAatttttaatgaattttttctAGCTTGCAGTCAGTGATAGTGTATGTGGATTTCTTTTGGCTCTGTGTGGGTCTATATTTTCTATCTTGTGAAGAAGTTCCCTCGTGTCTTAATTTGGGTTCATTGTGCAGTAAATTTGTGGACAAagagctttcccccccccccccctctggtttGGATAAGAGGACCCAaatgtgaaagggggggggggggaaggaaagagtcTCTTGAGACAGTAAAATTGGAAGCCCAATTCAAGGGATCAGGTTTGCCCAACAACCAGAAAACCCTAAATCCTAAAGAACAGTGGATTGAAAAGGGATCACAATCACAGCCACCAATAAACATGTGTTTACTTATGAGGAAGAAACTGTATTTGATCAGAGCTGCACCACCAGAGAAAATGTCTACCTTGGAATAAATACTAGTAGAAGTGTATCCATCCTGTGGTGGTAAGAGGTGTCTGAGCTGCTCACAGCCACACCTGAGCTGACCCCAGCACATACCTCAGCACCCAGAAATTAACCAGGCACCAGCCAATATTTAGTGCAGAGTGGTAAATGCTTagatgctgctccaacgctcatagcattcctatgagtgtcccagccgtggtagaaacctctaccgcagcttagtaaaagggtgtgtgtgtgtggttacTTAGCTGGTTAGTGAACTGAAAATCACAGCTAACTGGCTAAATAGACGCTCCGCTCCAGTCTACCCCTAACCTACTAATTTGGAGATGGCTgtttagcagtgatattcagcagTGTTGCTGAATATTTTGTGCCAGGTCAATTGAGCGGGGTGTGTATTACTGGCAAGTCTAGATGAGAGATCTTGGGACCTGAATGGTGATCCCTTCTCCCTCCTGAAGAATCCATCCTGAAGGTGAGAGTATATGATAATGAATATAGTGGACAGAGATCATggaaaaattaaattattttatgtgtACTCCTTGGACATACAGACGTGTCCCCAAGCAGGATGTTGCATCAATTACAGGCTTATTCAGCTTAGCTTTCACATAAAAAAATGTCAGGGCAATTGCTTTCACTATTCTTTCTCCCTTTAACctgcactggcacctctccttcccactccttccccgccaaGGACACGCCTTCACCTCCTCCTctcccgtacctctagctcttcaccggcgtgagcagcagtTCCAAATTGTGTTCGCGCTGGCCATCGGCACTCTTCTCTGACGCTACTTCTGGGACCcacaactaggaagtgacatcagagggagggccgGCACTGGCATGGGCAGCAAgatggagatgctgcttgtgccggggaagctaaacaggtgTGGGAGAAGGGGAGGGGCGGGTGCGCACGTGGCGGTGGGGAGGGCGCCACCGTTCtgacacttctccctctggattcgcaggggataggggcagagccagaccgtgaATTGTGAAATACggtgaatatcttctggtccggctctgacccacccccgcctccctcccgccttcccagccttacctggtggtctagcgggctttcgaggcaggagcgatcttcctatgctcctgctccttgcagatcgccaataggaaatggctgccgtgagttcctgtagtctctcgagattacgacgggaactccccacagccatttcctattggcgatctacagggggcaggagcgtaggaagatcgctcctgccctgaaagcccgctagactaccaggccgggacgccggggtggggagaggggggaggctaaactatgtttttttttcttttttcccccttcccaaaaaatcgcgaatatgtgacaTCGTGATTGCCGAAACcgtaaatggggagggggaagtgtataagtTACACttaaaattaggtgcctaacttaatcatttaaaaggcttaattggtgccaataattaaAAAGTCTCTATTTAGGAGAAGTATTTTTCAACCATCCAGAAAACCTTCTATTTGAGTAACTCTGTcggccctcagaaatgccaccagttgTTCAACAGACTTTCATAACAGCTGGCTTTACGCATCCAATCTTCACCGGGTCATGTTATGATAAATTTCACTCAAAAATGAGATAAGTTAAACTGTCACCTATACTAAGGTGTGTGGGTTATGCGTATATTCATATACAGCAAGGGACCAgcacgccaacatgtttcacccttagggggTTTCCACAGGGCTACAATCCCTTCGTTTAAAATTTACTTCACGATGTGGCCACCCGTTAGTTTTCTCTTCTGATAATTAAAAagtagcacctcataattgaccTAAATTGCGCTTAAATTGGCACCTAGTCTAAGGCagctaccagaaagtaggcgtggttaggggatGGAACAGGGGCGTGTTTTAGCTGCAGGCACCTGTTTAGAACTTAGACACCAGTGGTTGCCTAATTTAGGCGcacttatttaggccaagaaaaccctgggatAAATATTGGTGGCTCAACTGATGACTGAGGGAAAATACTCCTTAAATTTGGTGATATCACTTAAATATTGGTGGGCTTAAGCCCACTTCaggcgccactaggcatgattctataaaatgcgcctaacttttatagaatcgtgcctaagcgCTGCATTACTTGGCATCTAACTTTTCAGGCGTCATTGATAGAATTTCCTCGTCTGTCTTTGTTCATTAGAAGCAGAGAATGACAGTGACCGAATTTGtcacaatcagggcaggattaaccaataggcctagggcccaaaatggtcaggggggggccgatgaaggagggcatcaacattgttttttccaaatgacgatgggcccctccagcatcaatcggcatcGCGGGGCCCCCCCccaatcgatggaaagtaagacaagcaagcaacgcgggtaagaaagacaatgggaattgtaattgtgcaagcggtgctgcttgcccaaagcttcccactgatgcaacttcctgtttccgcctgggcgcatggtggggtggggcggggcggggcagggggcccagtgtacttgtatgcctaggggccctcgacgaattaatcctgccctggtcaacctcagttcttctacaccggcattcttcagtGCAATGCTTGAGGGACAGTGGTTGaacccattcatactccgattcttccctctccccttaaagaatgacatgggaatggttTCCCGCCGTTAACCACGGGGATGGTGATAAAGTTCGTCACCGTGTCATTAGAAGTACAGTGCGCCAGAAATATGTTAGAACTCTGCTGAATATACCAAGATGAATTAGTGCATATTAATTTGGTTCAGCTTTTGCAGTGCAGTCCATAGCTGGTATCATTTCAGAACAGAAGCACAGCAAAGCTTGATACCAAAACCTGCTAATTTGTAAAGGGGATTTGCCCATTTTCTAATGAATTGCGGAGAAATAATTGCACCTAATCCTAAGGCACAGTGCCATTTTCAATAGCGGTGTCCATTTTTTCTCTTGACGCAAAAGTAGCATACCATCAGCATTAGTCATCCAAGAATGAAGAGACACGTGAAAAATCAATCTACAGCTCAAAGGAATCTCAAATGTTTTAGCTTTCTTACTTGATGTCATTCTTGTTTATTGCCCAGAAATAAAGGTtcacaaataaaaaccataaggTCCTAAAGAATATGATACCTACTGGTGGATTTAATCTTCAAGGACTGGTCCATGCAGTGTCAGCGATCCCATTGGCAGCAGCAGACTTTTAGTGCTTAACATATTGGGAAATCTACTTCTACCAAAACCTTTTTATCGGATCAACATAACACATTTCTTGACTAGCTTTTGGCAGTTAACATTTCCTTCCTTAGGTCAgaacaaaatgagaaaaaaagatgACATTACCAAGAAGGACCctaattatttatttgattttttttagcctgttctcccaaaggagctcagaacgggttataattcagatacttgagcattttccctatctctcacagtctatctaatgtacctggggcagtggaggattaagtgacttgcccagggtcacaaagagccgtgcagggtttgaactcacatcctcagggtgctgaggctatagctctaatcaCTCTAAGCAAAGAAGATtactaaaaattacaaaaaacttttttgtttcaagacgcttttGATGTGTAATACGGCCTATCTTGGACCCCTTACATTTTGCCACGAATATCAAACTCATTAACCCCCtgccctccctattgtttttttccttttatgtaatttCCAATAGAGAATGaagttgtaacttttccctcctttccttcttcaATCATGTCTGTCTCTAATATGATTGCTAAAATGTTAATTGATTTAATTAGTTTGTATGGTGTTTAGTTTGTCCAATTGTATGTGAGACCACTATctagtggctttttaaattgtacatcgcttagaaaatttgtataagcgattcatcaaatggtaataaaacttgaaacttgaagatacGAACAACCCCCAAAAAGCCAACAAGGTATCCAAACAAGTGGGAGTCAAACAGGCACAGTGGAGAAAAGCGAAGTGATCAATTCTGTAAAAGCTCTttgctgataaaaaaaaaaagttcttataAAGGATTCAAAACAAGCTGTGTTTCGGTTTTAAAGCCTTCATCGGGAGTCCAAATTGGACTAATCTCATATAGGTGTGTTAGAGAATACATAAAGAGCTCTGATAAAAGCAACCCAATGGTATGGTGGCAATGCActggagcagtgcagggtttgaactcacaacctcagggtgctgaggctatagctctaaccattatACCACATTCTCCTCCTTTTCCTCATTACAATTGTGGACTCTAATTACCACCTCATCTTTTCCGCATTCTCTTCTGATCTGAGGTAGGGAACATTAGCTCctaaaagctaatcaaaaatgcaTTTTTAGCCCAATAAAAAGGTACCAGCTTCTATTCATTCTCCTCCCCCAATTTGTCACCCTTTGTTTCTGTGCATGGAAGTAGACTAACATGACAGCCATATTGTGTTTGGGGACAATGATTCAGAGGACCTAGAAAGAGCCACTTGTATTGCAGGATAACATGAGCAGCAGGCACAGGTTGatgctgttttttctttcttgtgtTATCTTCAGATTAAAGCTGTCTTCTAGCAAAATAGGAAAATCATTTGTGCATTCATTTCTGTGTCCAGACATCTCATAAAAAAAACTTATTAGCTATCTAAATAAAGTCCATATTTTATACTGTAGATATATAAGGCATACATTAGTCACTTGGTTAGTCTTAACTGCAGCAGCCCAGGAAGATCTCAGATGAAGAATTCTTCTTCTTCAGCACTTGGAGACATTTGAATTTCTGAAGGTTGTTGCATATCCTTTGCAGTCTGACTGCTTTCCCAAGAGATTGCTTTATTACGAGATGGTTTCATTGGGAAGTCAGGTACGCAGGGAGGTGCTGAAGATGATATGTAAGAGCTGGAAGACCAATCAGAGAGTGAAGGAAGGGAACTATTGGAAACCTCAATGACACTGCTTTTTGCCGAAAGCAATTTCACCCTTGAGACATCTTGTTTTAAACTGCTGATACAATGCCCtttggaaggcagtgaagctTCTAGATCACTACAGAAACCATTAAGAGATGAATAGGCAGAGACGACAGATAGGTCAGAACAAGACAGTTTCATTCCCGTGTCAACATCTGTCTCTTGTGCGCCCTCAAGATCATCTAAACTAAATCTGGGATGACACCTCCATACAGGTGCTTTGGCTGTTGGGAGTCCATTGCTTAAAACTTGGAAAGATGGTTCACTCAATGGAAAGGACTCACAGGATGGAAAGGAGCTTGTTGTTGGCAGGCAAAACAGAGACCTACTTCGCTGAAAAGACCACGAAGCACTGGACGCACTACTAGATCTTCTGGAGAGATCTCCATGATCGCTGTCCACCAGATCCCACTGGGAACCACCAAGAGACTGGTTAAGACTGCTGGCGTGATGCAGCTCAGGTTTGTCCACTGCAGATCTGAGGTTGTGAAGGATGAGCGAAGAAGTGATGCCATAGCTTTTTGATGCAGAGCTTTGGAACCTGCTCTGTCTGGTGGACTTCTTGTGTAGCTGGCATAcctgctgaaaaaaaaaagaggagaaattaGCACTATGAGTGAGCCTATGGCAGCATCAACATCAGGACCCTGAAATGCCTCACTACCACAGTACATTATTGAATTAGTGGGAGCCAATGGATATAGATCACTGCTCAGGAATGCAAAGTCAATAAACATTGTCATGACATTTACAATAACTACTCTTGGGGGAATGGAGTAGTCATCTAATTAGTACAGTGGCCTGAGAATCCAAGGAATTGGGTTCAATtttcactacagctccttgtgactctggacatgtcacttaacccttcactgtaccaggtacaaaataaatatttacagtaaaaccttggattgcaagtgttttgcaagacaagcaaaacatttgattaaattttaacttgatataccagcaatgtcttgcaatacaaggacatacagtatacacgcgtcacatcatcacaactgagctgatggttcttctctctctgacgctgcgggagtgtagtgactgttctaaacgagcgaggtcttgcagtacgagtacgtatagtattttgtattaaagtttttgggttgtggaacgaattgtctgagtttccattatttcttatggggaaattcgctttcatatacgagtgttttggattacaagcatgtttttggtatgaattatgctcataaaccaaggttttactgtatttatttttaaattttatacccTGTCTATTGACTAACCcccacctccccttttacaaagctgcagtaatggTTGCCGCACTgcaaatgctccaacgcccatTAAATCCCTGTAGGCATCAGAGcaattaccgcagcagcagctgctaccacagctttgtaaaagaagccctaagtggcttacaataaatatctatctatctatcctggtctaacccctgtggcgttccccaaggCTCACCACtatctccaacactcttcaacctctttataacCTCCCTTAGGTCCAGTCTAGATAATCTAGAGGTAACACCACTCAGCtaagcagatgacatcaccattctcctccctttCGACCCACCAGCCCCCACCTcaatagaaaaatggaaaaaaaaaacactagaagcagtggaaaaatggatagatcacaaattaaagctgaactcagataaaactaaatttctattGCTAGAAATGGACAAAACCTcatccataacagaattagaaataaatgctACCAAATGCCCAATACAGTCCGCGTAAAACTCCTCAGAGTGATgctagatagatgctgcaccatgcaagttCAAATCGACAAGACCATCCAGAAAGCCATTATAGTCATGCGCAACctgcaaaaaataagaaaattctttgacaaagagcaatataggctcatagtccaatccctagtcctaggacttttagactactgcaatatcctctacctgcCGTGCCctgcaaacatgataaaacaattacagacagtacaaaacacagccctcagactgatctattcactaagcaaatatgaccacatcaccaccgcactggctacctatacaagcgcgaatactattcaaattctactctCTATTATTCCAAGTAAtgaatggcactgcccccacgTAGCTAATCAATCGCCTAAACTGGAAAAAATCAACCAGACAAaagagaactcagaccccatttaccccCCCCAAATCAAAAGTACATAGCGCAAGAAGATATATGACAACgtactagcaacgcaagcagcaaaacttgatcaCCTCctctccaacatgctgacaacaatgaacgact
Coding sequences:
- the FAM124A gene encoding protein FAM124A isoform X3 is translated as MSSTSSELSVENVQDPFLVSIHIITDPGESKILQEAIDKLLAWIHPDLQLFRVSERRVSWKQKKTCKSSASQPALAIILFLQEEYGEEQILQLHETFLRSPWQFHHTERVHGRFLPYMPCHQDFFTLATGTPLWAIRQVHYGKEIVRFTIYCHYENFPDMIKLYSLILKRAGWQKKIDFCIFPVYSNMDVDIQFSLKRLQRGQSVSPMESAVLEFRIKDFGQLIPLLPNPSSPISEGRWQTEDHDGNKILLQQVCQLHKKSTRQSRFQSSASKSYGITSSLILHNLRSAVDKPELHHASSLNQSLGGSQWDLVDSDHGDLSRRSSSASSASWSFQRSRSLFCLPTTSSFPSCESFPLSEPSFQVLSNGLPTAKAPVWRCHPRFSLDDLEGAQETDVDTGMKLSCSDLSVVSAYSSLNGFCSDLEASLPSKGHCISSLKQDVSRVKLLSAKSSVIEVSNSSLPSLSDWSSSSYISSSAPPCVPDFPMKPSRNKAISWESSQTAKDMQQPSEIQMSPSAEEEEFFI